A window of Carassius carassius chromosome 44, fCarCar2.1, whole genome shotgun sequence contains these coding sequences:
- the LOC132126547 gene encoding beta-1,3-galactosyltransferase 6-like, producing MNFVRLVCRHKTALALGVFFLFAVILLFLAKCTSETLKPAESPGVAPRAESHQKQPAGPPHAKELSTFLVVLITTGPKYTERRSIIRSTWLTKHDPEVLYWFVIGTEGLPPEDLQNLRTEQIRHHDLLLLPELRDSYENLTQKLLHMYSWLDQNVEFKFVLKADDDTFTRLDLLKEELKTKEPSRLYWGFFSGRGRVKTGGKWKESAWELCDYYLPYALGGGYVISADLVHYVRLNVGFLKTWQSEDVSLGAWLAPVDVKRVHDPRFDTEYKSRGCSNKYLVTHKQSLEDMLEKHQTLQRDGRLCKEEVKLRLSYIYDWSVPPSQCCQRKDGIP from the coding sequence ATGAATTTTGTCCGTCTTGTGTGTCGTCACAAGACAGCCCTGGCGCTCGGTGTCTTCTTCCTGTTCGCTGTCATCCTTTTGTTCCTCGCCAAATGTACGTCTGAGACGCTGAAGCCGGCTGAGTCCCCAGGTGTGGCGCCGCGGGCCGAGTCACATCAGAAGCAGCCGGCAGGGCCTCCTCACGCCAAAGAGCTCTCCACATTCCTTGTCGTTCTCATCACCACGGGCCCGAAGTACACGGAGCGTCGCAGTATCATCCGGAGCACCTGGCTGACCAAACACGACCCTGAAGTGCTCTACTGGTTTGTTATTGGCACCGAGGGTTTACCTCCAGAAGACCTCCAGAACCTCAGAACCGAGCAGATCCGTCACCATGACCTCCTCCTGCTCCCTGAGCTCCGGGACTCGTACGAGAACCTCACGCAGAAACTGCTTCACATGTACTCCTGGTTGGACCAAAACGTGGAGTTCAAATTCGTTCTGAAGGCCGACGACGACACCTTCACCCGCTTGGATCTCCTCAAGGAGGAGTTGAAGACCAAGGAGCCCAGCCGACTCTACTGGGGCTTCTTCTCTGGCCGCGGGAGAGTGAAAACGGGTGGGAAATGGAAAGAAAGTGCATGGGAACTGTGTGACTACTACTTACCTTATGCCCTGGGTGGAGGCTACGTGATTTCCGCTGACCTCGTGCACTACGTACGTCTCAACGTGGGGTTTCTGAAGACCTGGCAGAGTGAGGATGTGTCCTTGGGCGCCTGGTTGGCCCCAGTGGACGTGAAGCGGGTCCATGATCCGCGCTTCGACACAGAGTACAAGTCGCGTGGCTGCAGCAATAAGTACCTGGTCACTCACAAGCAGAGTTTAGAGGACATGTTGGAAAAGCATCAGACACTACAGCGAGATGGGCGTTTGTGCAAAGAGGAAGTCAAACTTAGGCTGTCCTACATTTACGACTGGAGCGTCCCTCCTTCCCAGTGTTGCCAGCGGAAGGATGGCATCCCCTGA